The following proteins are encoded in a genomic region of Cataglyphis hispanica isolate Lineage 1 chromosome 1, ULB_Chis1_1.0, whole genome shotgun sequence:
- the LOC126853346 gene encoding piggyBac transposable element-derived protein 4-like, protein MNGKDSLGEFYLDDLSDCLDCRSASSTDDESDSSNIAIRKRRPIPLIYSDSEDEDMNNNVEDNNDTWSTNDKSIILEPFEGSSGVKIMPSSSESVMDIVNLYIGSDLIEHFVRESNRYHYQIVEKYKITSKTKKWKDVTVTEMKKFLGLIILMGQVKKDVLYDYWSTDPSIETPFFSKVMSRNRFLQIMQSWHFCNNNDISPNSHRLVKIQPVIDYFKEKFNNVYKPD, encoded by the coding sequence ATGAATGGAAAGGATAGTCTCGGTGAGTTTTATCTCGACGACCTGTCAGATTGTCTTGACTGCCGTTCAGCAAGTAGTACTGATGACGAAAGTGATAGCAGTAATATAGCCATTCGAAAGCGACGTCCTATACCGCTAATATACAGTGATTCAGAGGACGAGGacatgaataataatgttgaAGACAACAATGATACATGGTCAACGAACGACAAGAGTATAATTTTGGAACCTTTCGAAGGCAGCTCTGGCGTAAAAATTATGCCAAGTTCCTCCGAAAGCGTAATGGatattgtgaatttatatattggaaGTGACCTGATTGAGCACTTCGTGAGGGAGTCTAATAGATATCATTATCAAAttgtggaaaaatataaaattacatcaaaaacgaaaaaatgGAAGGACGTCACGGTGACtgaaatgaagaaatttttggGCCTGATCATTCTCATGGGACAAGTAAAGAAGGACGTTCTCTACGATTATTGGTCTACAGACCCATCTATAGAAACGCCGTTCTTCTCGAAGGTTATGAGCAGGAAcagatttttacaaataatgcaAAGCTggcatttttgtaataataacgatatttcTCCCAATTCGCATAGGCTGGTGAAGATCCAGCCTGTCATTGATTATTTCaaggaaaaatttaacaacGTATATAAACCAGATTAA
- the LOC126853375 gene encoding uncharacterized protein LOC126853375 — protein sequence MTDILNIGGEPVFDDRIVKIETHTYNPYANTTFEHSDEIRIPIQQQDLYTLPYETEGSDVTLENNCIAFMFDEIRYELDGVEIDRNRNVGITSTLKNYVTISSDRTVIMRNAGWDAQTNANGYFNFCVPLYMLLGFCEDYKRVVINARHELILIRSRNDNNCLIGNLALEPVINIFKIQWRMPHVILNEVNKLSMLRALESGRYLSMGFRSWDLYEFPLLQHTTKHSWAIKTATQLEKPRYVVFALQTGRKNVMSEDTSRFDDCKLNNVKLYLNSECYPYDDMNLDFDKNRWSILYDTYQRFCKNYYGYEYLEPSLTVTQFLRNGPFMIIDCSRQNESVKSATVDVRLEFECKENVPMNTTAYCLIIHDRVIQYNPLTNVVRKIT from the exons ATGACCGACATCCTTAACATTGGAGGCGAGCCGGTCTTTGACGATCGTATCGTCAAGATTGAGACTCACACGTACAATCCGTACGCCAATACAACGTTTGAACATAGCGACGAAATACGAATACCCATACAACAACAGGATCTGTACACATTGCCGTATGAGA CTGAAGGATCTGATGTGACCctagaaaataattgcatcgcgTTCATGTTTGATGAGATTCGATACGAACTCGATGGTGTGGAGATTGATCGTAACAGAAATGTGGGAATAACTAGCACACTCAAGAATTATGTAACGATATCATCCGATAGAACCGTGATTATGAGGAATGCCGGTTGGGATGCACAGACTAATGCGaatggatattttaatttttgcgtacCACTTTACATGTTATTGGGATTTTGCGAAGATTACAAACGCGTGGTGATTAATGCTCGTCATGAGTTGATTTTAATACGATCACGCAACGACAACAATTGTCTGATTGGGAATTTGGCGTTGGAGCCTGTGATTAACATATTCAAGATACAATGGCGAATGCCACACGTTATATTGAACGAGGTCAACAAGTTGTCAATGCTGCGCGCATTGGAAAGCGGGCGATATCTCAGCATGGGTTTTCGCTCGTGGGATCTGTACGAGTTTCCGCTGTTGCAGCATACAACCAAACATTCGTGGGCCATTAAGACCGCGACTCAGCTGGAGAAGCCGAGATACGTTGTCTTCGCTCTACAGACAGGTCGGAAAAACGTCATGTCTGAGGATACGAGTCGATTCGACGACTGCAAATTGAACAACGTGAAACTCTATCTGAACTCGGAATGTTATCCGTACGACGATATGAATTtggatttcgataaaaacagaTGGTCGATTTTATACGACACGTATCAGCGtttctgtaaaaattattatggatACGAGTATCTCGAGCCGAGTCTCACCGTCACGCAGTTTTTACGCAACGGTCCGTTCATGATTATCGATTGCTCTCGACAAAACGAATCGGTCAAGAGCGCAACTGTGGATGTGAGATTGGAATTTGAGTGTAAGGAGAACGTACCGATGAATACCACTGCATACTGTCTCATCATACATGATCGCGTGATTCAATACAACCCGTTGACCAACGTTGTGCGCAAAATCACCTAA